Part of the Leptolyngbyaceae cyanobacterium genome is shown below.
TCCGTCCTTAAAATTGACAGTAAAGATTCTCGAACTTCTGCATCTAAACTCGATACATGGAACAAATGAGCCTGATTAAACCAGACTGTTTCATTGGTTTTGGGATGAATTGCGATCGCTTGGCAAACTTGACGAGTTCTTAAACGATTTTTCTCTCTCCATTCAAACTCAATTCCGACATTTTTACAATAGGTTTCCACCTCTAATTTATCGGTTGTTTGAAAAACATTTTCCCATTGTAAATCTAGTCCTTCCCCATAGTTTCGGACATACATTACTTGCTTCTCAATAAATTTTTCTTTAATTTTGTTATCGAGAAACTTAAAAGCTTTTCGGCTATCCGCGATCGGGGTTTCTCCGCCCTTTTCTGATGGCTGAACGCAGTAAAACCAAATCTTCAAAGGCCAATTTAAAGAATAGGCCATTTCGTTGTGTAAAGGAATCGATCGATCTGCCGGATATTCAGTTGATGTATAGATTTTACCACTTACTTGAGTGCGGGGAGTAGAGCGATAAGAATATTCAATTAATTCTCCAGAAATGGTTTGAATAAACTGCTCTAGATCGACTGAATTACCAACATTAAAACCGCGAAACAACAACCCACCATACTGTAATAAATTAGTTTCCATCCAGTCTCGATTACCAGCCACCCAATCAATTAAACTGATGCCATTTATCGCGGGTTTAACTACCAGAGGTAGCGGCTGTTCCGGTGTCAAAAACTCAGTTTTAATTAACTCAGTTTGAGAAATGCTAATGCTTTTTCTTTTAATCGTATTTAGCTTCATTTTCGCTCGCCTTTCAAATTAATTATCTGCGTTTATCTGCGTTTATCTGTTTTAATCTGCGTTCCTTAAACCCATGCTACTAATCGACTTACGCTCAATACTACCCAACCTCTGACGGCGCGATTGTTTGAACTCTTGCTGCTTAACTATTGCCTGTTCTTTTTCAACCAGATTCAAAATTTCTAATAACTCATTTAATTTGCGATCGGGTTGTTTGACAACTGAGATAAGCAGAGTTTCAAATAATTTCGCCATAAGCTCGATCGAAGCTGCTGCAAATAAATCAGTTTTGTATTCAAAAAAGCATTCTAATCCAGCTTCAACATTAGCAACTTCCAGTTTTAGATCGTGGCGCACCATACCGCTTCCAACTTCTAACAAACTTAACTTTATTCCCTCTAATTCCAAAGTTGGCATCGGAGTATTTTGCAAGACAAACCAAACTTGAAATAAAGGTGAATGAGTTAAATGTCGTTCTGGCTGGAGTTCAGCTACTAACTTTTCAAAAGGCAAGTCTTGATGAGCGTAAGCACTAAGGGAAAATTCTCGCACTTGTTGGATTAACTCTCTAAAACTGGGATTATTAGAAAGATTAGTTCGCCAAACTAACGTATTAGCAAAAAAGCCAATTAATTCTTCAGTTTCATGGCGGTTGCGGTTAGCAATGGGAGAACCAACTAAAATATTATCTTGACTTGTATAGCGATACAACAAAGTATTAAAAGCCGCCATTAAGGTCATAAATAAAGTAGCGCTTTCTCGCTGACTCAAAGATTGGAGAGATTGAGACAATTCGGGAGATAAAGTAAAAGAATACTTATTGCCAAGGGAAGTTGGGGAGAGAGAACGCGGCTTATCCGTGGGTAATTCCAGTACTGTTTTTGCTCCGTTTAATTGCTGTTTCCAGTAATTTAATTGACTATCTAAAATTTCTCCTTGCAACCATTGTTGCTGCCATATTGCAAAATCGGCATATTGAATAGTAAGTTCTGGCAACGACGGATTTTTTCCAGTGGAAAATGCTGCATAAAATTGCCATATTTCCTTAATAAATATCCCTGCTGACCACGCATCAGAAATGATGTGATGTAAAGTCAATAATAAAATATGCTCATCTGCTTTTAATCGCAATAAAGCAAACCGTATTAAGGGCGTTTTTGATAAGTCAAATGGCTGTTGAGCGTTTTCTTTAATAATTTGTTGGATTGTTTGTTCTCGTTCTTTTGCAGATAAATTTTCCAGGTTTGCGATCGCCAAATCCACGTTCAAATCCGGCATAATTTCCTGAACTGGTTGCCCTTCCACCACTGAGAAGTACGTCCGCAAAACTTCATGTCGCCGGATAATTTCGTTGAGACTTTTCTCTAGTGCTGTTACATCAAGGGTTCCTTTTAATTGCACTACAGTTGCGCCATTGTAGGCAGCAGAATTGGGTTCTAGTTGATGGAGAAACCAAAGTCTTTGTTGTGAAAATGAGAGGGGTAATACTCGATCGCGCGAAACTCGTTCAATGGGTGGCGATATTAGTTCAGATCCCTTTTTAATTGCCTGTTCTACAAGTTGTGCGAAACTAGCTATTGTGGGAGATTCAAACAAACGCCGCAAAGGTAATTCAATTTGAAATGCTTTCTTTACTTGGGA
Proteins encoded:
- a CDS encoding condensation domain-containing protein, translating into WEGKQPLKILCGGEALSRELANQLLARCDALWNVYGPTETTIWSAAYQVELGENAIVHPHRYAIAIGRPIAKTEFYILDEYLQPVPIGIPGELHISGDNLARGYWQRPDLTTQKFIPNPFSNKHGTRLYKTGDLACYLPDGNIEFLGRIDYQVKIRGFRIELGEIEAILDQHPEVKQTVVVARQDEFEDKRLVAYVVAGGDAIATCQLREYLQQKLPEYMVPSAIVLMDAFPLTPNGKIDRRTLPAPNFSPTELDDNFAPPTTPIQELLSGIWQQILGIEKIGIHDNFFTLGGHSLLATQVISQVKKAFQIELPLRRLFESPTIASFAQLVEQAIKKGSELISPPIERVSRDRVLPLSFSQQRLWFLHQLEPNSAAYNGATVVQLKGTLDVTALEKSLNEIIRRHEVLRTYFSVVEGQPVQEIMPDLNVDLAIANLENLSAKEREQTIQQIIKENAQQPFDLSKTPLIRFALLRLKADEHILLLTLHHIISDAWSAGIFIKEIWQFYAAFSTGKNPSLPELTIQYADFAIWQQQWLQGEILDSQLNYWKQQLNGAKTVLELPTDKPRSLSPTSLGNKYSFTLSPELSQSLQSLSQRESATLFMTLMAAFNTLLYRYTSQDNILVGSPIANRNRHETEELIGFFANTLVWRTNLSNNPSFRELIQQVREFSLSAYAHQDLPFEKLVAELQPERHLTHSPLFQVWFVLQNTPMPTLELEGIKLSLLEVGSGMVRHDLKLEVANVEAGLECFFEYKTDLFAAASIELMAKLFETLLISVVKQPDRKLNELLEILNLVEKEQAIVKQQEFKQSRRQRLGSIERKSISSMGLRNAD
- a CDS encoding TauD/TfdA family dioxygenase; translated protein: MKLNTIKRKSISISQTELIKTEFLTPEQPLPLVVKPAINGISLIDWVAGNRDWMETNLLQYGGLLFRGFNVGNSVDLEQFIQTISGELIEYSYRSTPRTQVSGKIYTSTEYPADRSIPLHNEMAYSLNWPLKIWFYCVQPSEKGGETPIADSRKAFKFLDNKIKEKFIEKQVMYVRNYGEGLDLQWENVFQTTDKLEVETYCKNVGIEFEWREKNRLRTRQVCQAIAIHPKTNETVWFNQAHLFHVSSLDAEVRESLLSILRTEDLPRNAFYGDGSEIEPSVIAEINAVYQQESVIFPWHKGDILMLDNMLVAHGRKPFSGSRKVLVGMAEPFFQPQISTDKHR